The DNA region TCGTACTTACTTTAGAGATTGTGATGTAGTGAGAAAAGACCTAGTATTACGGTCTAAGCTGCGTGAGGCAATCGAATCTATGACACCGGAATCTTTAGTTTATAAAGGCTTGGCAGAGAGCAAAGCCAATATTTTACAGTGGCTGAGTTAAACGTAATGTATCAAAAAATGTGTTAAAACCTAGTACAGCATGACGTAAATCCAGTTACCATCTCAATACTGCTCGGGTTTTGGATTTTTAACTCAGAATCAGGTTTGGGAAAAGGGTAAAGGGTAAAGGTTAAAGGTTTTTTCTTTCCCCTTCCCCTTCCCCTTTTCCCCAAAACCCGACAAGTATTGAAATCTGATTACTTTTTGTCTATACAAATTATCTGAACTCTACCCTCAACTATTTTTCGGTCGTCGCAATTTCTGTGAACCAATTGGGCCGAGAATTTGGTTCAGGCTACGCAACTGTTCTGCTGTACCCATACCAATTAACCGATCGCCTGGCATTAAGACTGTATCACCAGTGGGCCCACCGATTAAAGTCCCATCAAGGCGGCGAATTGCCAGAACTAATGCCCCAGTTTGCGATCGCAATCTCGCTTTTTGCAAAGTTTGACCGACAAAAGGACAAAAAGACGGGTCGAGTAAAAATTCTTCCATATATAATTGGCGGTCTGCACCTGTCAAAATCCCGTCTACAAAGTCCAATACTTGGGGTCTGAGAGCCGCAGCAGCCATGCGCTTCCCACCAGTAATATAGGGAGATATTACTTCATCTGCACCACCGCGTCGTAACTTCTGCAAAGCCTCTTCTGTACTTGCCCGTGCGATCACCCGAATTCCCGAATTCAGTGTTTTTGCTGATAAAACAATATATAAATTTTCGGCATCTGAAGGTAGCGCTGCAACAATACACATCGCTCGTTCAACACCAACTTTTAGGAGCGTGTCATCTAATGTAGCATCACCTTGGAATGCTGTGTAACCTTCTGCCTGCGCTCTTTGCACAGATTCCATGTCCGAATCAATCACCACAAAAAGTACGCCTTCTGCGCGAAATTCCTTGGCAATTTGACGGCCAGTTCGACTAAATCCACAGATTATGTAATGTTCTGACAGAGATTCCATTAACCGCCTCTGCTGCTGTAGCCGAATTCCTTCTTGAAAGTAGCCTTGAATGATCGCTTCTGTAAATCTGTTGACAATGTAACCGATATTGACTACACCCAACAAAATCAGAGCGATTGTAAACAATCGTCCTCGGCTACCCAGTGGGTGCGTCTCTCCGTATCCCACAGTCGCTAAAGTGATTACTGTCATGTAAGCTGCATCTTCCCATGACCAGCCCTCCACTAGCGAGTACCACAAAGTGCCAATGAAGAAAACACCGCCAAGAGCGATCGCCCCAGCCATTAACTCCTTTTGGATACGTTGATATTTTTGCTCAAGTGTTGAAAATGAGGTAAAAATATTACTTATAATCTACTTTTGCTAATTTTTTAGCATTCGTCCTTTTTAGTATATTGAAACTAAGTACAACGTTTCATTAATTCGTAGCGAATTCTCTGCATGCCTTTGCGC from Nostoc commune NIES-4072 includes:
- a CDS encoding potassium channel family protein, coding for MAGAIALGGVFFIGTLWYSLVEGWSWEDAAYMTVITLATVGYGETHPLGSRGRLFTIALILLGVVNIGYIVNRFTEAIIQGYFQEGIRLQQQRRLMESLSEHYIICGFSRTGRQIAKEFRAEGVLFVVIDSDMESVQRAQAEGYTAFQGDATLDDTLLKVGVERAMCIVAALPSDAENLYIVLSAKTLNSGIRVIARASTEEALQKLRRGGADEVISPYITGGKRMAAAALRPQVLDFVDGILTGADRQLYMEEFLLDPSFCPFVGQTLQKARLRSQTGALVLAIRRLDGTLIGGPTGDTVLMPGDRLIGMGTAEQLRSLNQILGPIGSQKLRRPKNS